In a single window of the Tachyglossus aculeatus isolate mTacAcu1 chromosome 14, mTacAcu1.pri, whole genome shotgun sequence genome:
- the NDUFA12 gene encoding NADH dehydrogenase [ubiquinone] 1 alpha subcomplex subunit 12, producing MELLQVVRRGLQQVGGHGGLRGYLRQLLRVNDVRIGTLVGEDKYGNKYYEDNKQFFGRHRWVIYTTEMNGKNTFWDVDGSMVPPEWHRWLHCMTDDPPTTKPPTPRKFIWKNHKFNVSATPEQYVPYSTTRKKIQEWVPPSTPYK from the exons ATGGAGCTGTTGCAGGTGGTGCGGCGGGGGCTGCAGCAGGTCGGCGGCCACGGGGGGCTCCGAGGATACCTCCGCCAGCTGCTCAG GGTAAATGATGTGAGGATCGGTACATTAGTGGGTGAAGACAAATATGGAAACAAGTACTATGAAGATAACAAACAGTTTTTTG GTCGGCACAGATGGGTTATTTATACCACGGAAATGAACGGAAAGAATACCTTCTGGGATGTGGATGGAAGCATGGTGCCTCCGGAATG GCACCGTTGGCTTCACTGCATGACCGATGACCCACCTACAACCAAGCCCCCGACGCCTCGTAAATTCATCTGGAAGAACCATAAATTCAATGTGAGCGCCACTCCAGAACAGTACGTACCATATTCCACCACTCGCAAGAAGATTCAAGAGTGGGTTCCGCCCTCGACCCCTTACAAGTAA